The following proteins are co-located in the Candidatus Poribacteria bacterium genome:
- a CDS encoding MBL fold metallo-hydrolase — protein MRNITENPFAPRQYGQLVKVTERVYLFRNIVNSSIIIGDNGVAVIDTQVNQMMARRLYNAIRTVTDKPILYAINTHYHWDHTNGNTIFHQAGATVVAREMTKEFMVNRSPRQEAFLRSRGFTLGDPPFLPQQTFAHETELDLGNQPLHLVHLGKAETDDATAVRIPAENCIVSGDTVMTGSFPIFGQPVMNEGLMANHDWINTINELRTYAPKCVLPGHGPLAQDAEIDLLLQIESYFLTEVRKRLEQGMSLAELIADMETNFPEWIRSIAEVWGTPRYAILRVYRGLIDDPEPGWQHLKPSAIPAAGTQKLHEKTHELEEFEAYRETAEEVAEGNDFGLAIAILKTATEKFSNLPDAWTAYANLVTQASRTVSSVLEKGDFFVEAKKALNTALELDPDYAPAHLLRGYNHILSAYRNGDETKTGLASIYQALVNGLQGTQLAQAYFSIGLAHRTNGDETLAREAFAKAIAADARFMPAQLANMA, from the coding sequence ATGAGAAACATTACAGAAAACCCTTTCGCACCACGTCAATACGGACAGCTCGTTAAAGTAACAGAACGGGTCTATCTCTTTCGCAATATTGTCAACTCTTCTATTATCATTGGAGATAACGGCGTGGCGGTAATTGATACACAAGTAAACCAAATGATGGCGCGACGGCTGTACAACGCCATCCGTACTGTCACAGACAAACCGATTTTGTATGCGATTAACACACACTATCATTGGGATCATACGAACGGAAACACTATTTTCCATCAGGCAGGCGCAACTGTCGTCGCACGCGAGATGACAAAAGAATTCATGGTGAATAGATCACCACGGCAAGAAGCATTCCTCCGATCTCGGGGTTTCACGCTCGGTGATCCCCCCTTCCTTCCGCAGCAGACATTCGCACACGAAACCGAGCTTGATTTAGGGAATCAACCCCTACATCTCGTTCATTTAGGAAAGGCAGAAACAGACGATGCCACTGCTGTCAGAATTCCCGCAGAAAATTGTATCGTCTCTGGGGACACCGTGATGACAGGGAGTTTTCCGATCTTTGGGCAACCTGTCATGAATGAAGGGCTCATGGCGAACCACGATTGGATTAATACAATTAATGAGCTGCGGACATACGCACCCAAATGTGTGCTACCGGGACACGGGCCTTTAGCACAAGACGCTGAAATAGATCTGTTACTCCAGATAGAGTCCTATTTCCTAACGGAAGTCCGAAAACGCCTCGAACAAGGTATGTCTTTAGCCGAACTGATCGCTGATATGGAAACTAACTTCCCTGAATGGATTCGGTCGATCGCTGAAGTTTGGGGAACACCTCGTTATGCGATTTTAAGGGTGTACCGTGGATTGATTGACGATCCGGAACCCGGATGGCAACACCTGAAACCTTCGGCTATTCCAGCTGCGGGTACTCAAAAACTTCACGAAAAAACACACGAACTTGAAGAATTTGAAGCGTACCGAGAAACCGCCGAAGAGGTCGCGGAAGGCAATGATTTCGGTTTAGCAATCGCTATCTTGAAAACCGCAACCGAAAAATTTTCTAATCTTCCAGACGCATGGACAGCATACGCAAATTTAGTCACGCAAGCGTCCCGCACCGTGTCAAGCGTCCTTGAGAAGGGCGACTTTTTCGTTGAGGCAAAAAAGGCACTCAATACCGCACTTGAATTGGACCCCGATTACGCACCGGCACACCTTTTGCGCGGCTACAACCACATCCTTTCTGCTTACCGCAACGGCGATGAAACAAAAACAGGGTTGGCATCTATTTATCAGGCGCTTGTCAACGGACTGCAGGGTACACAACTTGCACAAGCATACTTTTCCATCGGACTCGCACATCGCACAAATGGCGATGAGACGTTGGCACGTGAAGCTTTCGCGAAAGCGATCGCTGCCGATGCTCGGTTCATGCCAGCACAATTAGCCAATATGGCGTAG
- the hemH gene encoding ferrochelatase: protein MRYDSVLLVAFGGPTPGCCQKYDFDACPGEAYCFVEGIAGTTESQRERVKDISTHYIKLGGFSPFNELTFKQADALENALKARNLPLPVYAGFRHWTPYLKEVIAEMAEKGHRKILGIIMAPHQSQFSWEWYQQTVKKGIDAVDGEKPTIDYLDPWYTRKGYIGAIAEIIKTACGDKLEHAALVFTAHAIPQAAADNSPYTQQLGSTGEAVAQELEKAQFGLAYQSEVENSPIPWTQPDINDWLKTRKEEGVDTVVASPIGFLCDHVEVLYDLDIEAAETAEACGIDFIRAGTVGDHPKFINMLADFVCEKSEK, encoded by the coding sequence ATGAGATACGACAGTGTCTTACTCGTTGCATTTGGGGGACCCACACCCGGATGCTGTCAGAAATACGATTTCGACGCATGTCCCGGTGAAGCTTATTGCTTTGTTGAAGGAATTGCTGGGACAACTGAATCCCAGAGAGAACGTGTAAAAGACATCTCAACGCATTACATAAAATTAGGCGGATTTTCGCCATTCAACGAATTGACTTTTAAACAAGCCGACGCTTTAGAAAACGCATTAAAAGCACGCAATCTTCCGCTTCCTGTTTATGCAGGATTCAGGCATTGGACACCTTATTTAAAAGAAGTCATCGCTGAAATGGCAGAAAAAGGACACCGTAAAATACTCGGCATTATCATGGCACCCCACCAATCTCAATTCAGTTGGGAGTGGTATCAACAGACAGTGAAAAAAGGAATTGACGCGGTTGATGGTGAAAAACCGACGATTGACTATCTTGACCCGTGGTATACACGTAAAGGCTACATCGGTGCCATCGCTGAGATTATCAAAACGGCATGTGGTGATAAGTTAGAACATGCCGCACTTGTTTTCACAGCACACGCGATTCCTCAAGCAGCAGCGGATAATTCACCGTACACACAACAGCTTGGAAGTACCGGCGAAGCGGTCGCCCAGGAACTCGAAAAAGCTCAATTCGGCTTGGCATACCAAAGCGAAGTAGAAAATAGTCCCATCCCGTGGACACAGCCTGATATCAACGATTGGCTTAAAACCCGAAAGGAAGAAGGCGTTGACACCGTCGTCGCCTCACCGATCGGCTTTCTTTGTGATCACGTTGAGGTGCTCTATGATCTTGACATAGAGGCAGCCGAGACAGCGGAAGCGTGTGGAATTGATTTTATTCGGGCGGGAACGGTCGGTGACCATCCCAAATTCATCAACATGTTAGCAGACTTTGTGTGTGAAAAATCTGAGAAGTAG